One genomic segment of Gossypium arboreum isolate Shixiya-1 chromosome 3, ASM2569848v2, whole genome shotgun sequence includes these proteins:
- the LOC108454283 gene encoding BTB/POZ domain-containing protein At1g67900, with the protein MKFMKLGSRPDTFYTNEAVRSVSSEVTSDLIVQVKGSRYLLHKFPLLSKCLRLQRICSESPETLQHQIVQIPDFPGGTEAFELCAKFCYGITITLSAYNIVAARCAAEYLQMTEDVEKGNLVYKLEVFFNSCILHGWRDSIVTLHTTKAFPLWSEDLRITSRCIEAIALKASTHPSKVSLSHSHSRRVQDDVSCNGVEGQRQRPAAKRWWAEDIAELGIDLYWRTMIAIKSDGKIPSNLIGEALQIYASRWLPNISRKIKATREPAGSNSDSDSASEVTSKSRLLLESIVSLLPSEKGAVSCSFLLKLLKAANILNVSSSSKMELARRVALQVEEARVSDMLIPLSSSSNTLYDVDIVLTILEQFMLQGQSPPTSPPRSKLGTERRRRSRSAENIDFKLQESRRSSSASHSSKLKVAKIVDGYLQQIAKDINLPLSKFIAVAETIPDFSRLDHDELYRAIDIYLKAHPDLNKSERKKLCRVLDCKKLSVEACMHAAQNEKLPLRVVVQVLFFEQTRAATTGHKVTDLPSNIKALLASHNIDPSKPPRALSTTTSIPGDDQWSTVSGLRSPKSRISTLRMKLAEDDDLDENDMNPDGMGRPSKFKGFCALPTGPKKMFSRLLSTNRNATEKS; encoded by the exons ATGAAGTTTATGAAACTAGGATCTCGGCCTGACACTTTCTACACTAACGAGGCTGTAAG GTCTGTCTCTTCTGAAGTCACTAGTGACCTTATAGTCCAAGTGAAAGGAAGTAGATATCTACTTCACAAG TTTCCTCTCTTGTCCAAGTGTTTGCGGTTGCAGAGGATATGTTCCGAATCCCCTGAAACATTACAGCACCAGATAGTACAAATACCCGACTTCCCTGGTGGAACTGAGGCGTTTGAGCTTTGTGCTAAGTTCTGTTATGGTATCACAATCACTCTCAGCGCCTATAACATCGTAGCTGCACGATGTGCGGCTGAATACTTGCAGATGACCGAAGATGTGGAGAAGGGGAATTTAGTTTACAAGCTCGAAGTTTTCTTCAATTCCTGCATCTTACATGGTTGGAGGGACTCTATTGTGACTCTTCACACCACCAAAGCCTTTCCTTTATGGTCTGAAGACCTTCGGATTACGAGCAGATGTATCGAAGCCATTGCTTTGAAAGCGTCCACACACCCTTCCAAGGTGAGCTTGTCACATAGTCATTCGAGAAGGGTCCAGGATGATGTATCATGTAATGGCGTAGAGGGCCAGCGGCAACGACCAGCAGCCAAACGTTGGTGGGCTGAGGACATTGCTGAGTTGGGTATTGACCTTTACTGGAGAACCATGATTGCAATTAAATCTGATGGCAAAATACCCTCTAATCTCATTGGTGAAGCATTGCAAATCTATGCATCTAGATGGCTACCTaatatttcaagaaaaataaaagctACCAGAGAACCAGCTGGGTCCAACTCGGATTCAGACTCAGCTAGTGAGGTTACTTCGAAATCTAGGCTGCTGTTGGAGTCAATAGTGAGTTTGCTTCCATCGGAGAAAGGCGCTGTTTCGTGCAGTTTTCTACTTAAACTCTTGAAAGCAGCCAACATTCTTAATGTTTCATCTTCTTCAAAGATGGAATTGGCTCGAAGGGTGGCACTTCAGGTAGAGGAAGCAAGAGTCAGTGATATGTTAATACCCTTATCAAGCTCAAGCAATACCCTCTATGATGTAGACATAGTCCTTACAATTTTGGAGCAATTCATGTTACAAGGACAGAGTCCACCAACTAGCCCTCCAAGATCGAAGCTGGGGACTGAAAGGAGAAGACGATCTCGTTCAGCCGAGAACATCGATTTTAAGCTTCAGGAAAGTAGGAGATCTTCTTCAGCATCACACAGTTCCAAACTGAAAGTAGCCAAAATTGTAGATGGGTATCTGCAACAGATTGCCAAGGACATAAATTTACCTCTATCAAAATTCATTGCAGTAGCTGAGACAATCCCCGATTTCTCCCGGCTCGACCATGACGAGCTTTACCGAGCCATTGACATTTATCTCAag GCTCACCCTGACCTAAACAAGAGTGAAAGGAAAAAACTGTGCCGCGTTCTAGACTGCAAAAAGCTCTCTGTTGAAGCCTGCATGCATGCTGCACAAAATGAAAAACTTCCGCTTAGAGTAGTGGTACAAGTTCTGTTCTTCGAGCAAACTCGAGCTGCGACGACCGGGCACAAAGTGACTGACCTCCCTAGCAACATTAAGGCACTTTTAGCCTCTCATAACATTGATCCATCTAAGCCTCCAAGGGCTTTAAGCACTACTACTAGCATTCCAGGAGATGACCAATGGAGTACCGTCTCAGGCCTTAGATCACCAAAGTCTAGAATCTCAACATTAAGGATGAAGCTTGCCGAAGATGATGATTTGGACGAAAACGATATGAACCCTGATGGAATGGGAAGGCCTTCCAAGTTTAAAGGTTTCTGTGCTCTACCTACAGGACCCAAAAAAATGTTCAGTAGGTTGCTGTCCACCAATAGAAATGCCACTGAAAAGAGTTGA
- the LOC108456510 gene encoding uncharacterized protein LOC108456510: MESETMSKKNLKVEIPSKTETKTASTVESHAAGPASGQGQGAPGLSRQPSVTKTNCLCSPTTHPGSFRCRVHRAPSLQRTKSIESQSATLQDHTSKPDSDTAE, translated from the coding sequence ATGGAAAGTGAGACAATGTCAAAGAAGAATCTGAAGGTGGAGATTCCATCAAAGACTGAAACGAAAACAGCAAGTACTGTAGAGTCTCATGCGGCGGGGCCAGCATCAGGGCAAGGTCAAGGTGCGCCTGGACTTAGCCGACAACCGAGTGTCACAAAGACAAATTGCTTATGCTCTCCAACGACGCATCCCGGTTCATTCCGTTGCAGGGTTCATCGAGCCCCAAGCCTCCAGCGTACCAAAAGCATTGAATCTCAATCCGCAACCCTTCAGGATCATACATCTAAGCCTGATTCTGACACTGCTGAGTAA